Proteins from a genomic interval of Channa argus isolate prfri chromosome 11, Channa argus male v1.0, whole genome shotgun sequence:
- the ankle2 gene encoding ankyrin repeat and LEM domain-containing protein 2 — protein MEAVLSRLRGLSADELREEFARADLKCGPITATTRATFERKLARVLAGPDISAPESDINSSEGISDSATSVADHINLVSCATSAAATSALLTSSSTPEAASEELDFGYGVGLNPPEEEEISVKATSNSCAEGSNSQSKTETPSTPAQVSPTFYYGVCPPWEDVLSRNERAHVYTDKKEALQAVKMMKGARFKAFPNREDAEKFAKGICDYFPSPNKSTPCASPVKPGLVISKDNMEVDTINRERANSFKSPRTQDLTAKLRKAVEKGDEVAFSELVWSNPRYLIGSGDNPTIVQEGCRYNVMHVAAKENQAGITQLLLDTLENPEFMRLMYPDDQEAMLQKRIRYIVDLYLNTPDKAGFETPLHFACKFGCPEVVNVLCSHPDLDKNCKNKDGQRPCDLICSRKNKTQEVKQKIAEYLEDRCYIPLLRAADNTSQPIIGAPWSPESSESLSLIHRHTKSPMDPVMTVTAFAGPLSASRADEFRRSWKTPPRDRADLFHHILKSDADRGAERVGRDLAHEMGHPWAEYWEFLESFVDLSSTEGLRKLEEYLSKKDFSSRAHEQAGENETSNRFKTPSPGKPKKFCNSVSVGAFMDEGDDISLEEIKNRHNAAITSITSSVAVKDVLKGAVGGHILPITLRHRGADLIETAEEQDLLSPGVFKNGAGSFRDRTQNGDKVSPRTSPSSSCLPLPISNLTEEFEFLHKPLDSPTGCRERKSSGGSRHRDLRDSYSSFSATDLSSRLNHLSLSHSSQEGKAVEAPSWRTEGERTEERRSSGSSEEYFEAEESLDATGRTWGSVSGGRNFCARSKSWDHGGRDLSSSGSSGSSYKSLENSHEFLPRTPPHIRRGLFIDGDSPTRLDREVLSAIEGIDLDPQKYPTIQKWKSTMASYSVSDMQSWPSPAMFKPRLRKQHQTPGSPVSSLMSPTGRFSPARHAASPDFSPSRYSPANASYIQRIRLKHLNEPSV, from the exons ATGGAGGCCGTTTTGAGCAGGCTGAGGGGGCTAAGTGCCGATGAACTGCGCGAAGAGTTTGCCCGAGCAGACCTCAAGTGTGGCCCCATCACAGCTACCACCCGAGCCACTTTTGAAAGAAAATTAGCTCGAGTCCTTGCTGGACCAGATATCAGTGCCCCTGAGTCGGACATAAACTCTTCAGAAGGCATCTCAGACAGTGCTACCTCTGTTGCTGATCATATCAACCTTGTATCATGTGCCACCTCAGCAGCTGCAACCAGTGCTCTTTTAACAAGCAGCAGCACACCTGAGGCTGCCAGTGAAGAACTAGACTTCGGCTATGGTGTGGGTCTTAACCCtccagaggaagaggagatcTCAGTAAAAGCAACCTCAAACAGCTGTGCTGAAGGCAGTAACTCTCAGTCTAAAACAGAAACtccttcaacacctgcacaagTGTCTCCAACTTTTTATTATGGAGTATGCCCACCATGGGAGGATGTTTTGTCTAGAAATG agAGAGCACATGTATACACAGATAAGAAAGAGGCCCTCCAAGCTGTAAAGATGATGAAAGGAGCCCGCTTCAAAGCCTTTCCAAACCGTGAAGATGCTGAGAAGTTTGCTAAAGGGATTTGTGACTATTTCCCCTCTCCCAACAAATCCACGCCCTGTGCATCTCCTGTCAAACCAGGCCTGGTAATTAGCAAAG ACAACATGGAAGTTGATACGATCAACCGGGAACGAGCCAACAGTTTTAAGAGCCCACGCACCCAGGATCTGACAGCCAAACTGAGGAAAGCTGTGGAGAAGGGGGATGAGGTGGCCTTCAGTGAGCTAGTCTGGAGCAACCCACGCTATCTTATAGGCTCAGGGGATAATCCCACTATTGTGCAG GAGGGCTGCCGCTACAATGTCATGCATGTAGCAGCAAAAGAGAACCAGGCAGGAATCACCCAGCTGCTGTTGGATACCTTGGAGAATCCAGAGTTTATGCGCCTGATGTACCCAGATGACCAAGAAGCCATGCTGCAGAAACGTATCCGCTACATTGTAGATCTTTACCTCAACACTCCAGATAaagct GGCTTTGAAACACCACTCCACTTTGCCTGTAAGTTTGGGTGCCCAGAAGTAGTCAATGTCCTGTGCTCGCATCCTGACCTCGATAAGAACTGTAAGAACAAGGATGGCCAGAGGCCTTGTGAT CTCATTTGTAGCAGAAAAAATAAGACCCAAGAGGTAAAGCAGAAAATTGCTGAATATTTGGAAG ACCGATGCTACATCCCTCTGCTGAGGGCAGCCGACAACACCTCGCAGCCCATCATTGGTGCTCCATGGTCCCCCGAGTCCTCAGAAAGTCTCTCACTGATCCATCGACACACAAAAAGCCCAATGGATCCAGTGATGACTGTCACAGCTTTTGCTGGCCCACTGAGTGCTTCCAGA GCAGATGAATTTCGGCGGTCCTGGAAAACACCACCCAGAGATCGAGCTGACCTTTTCCATCACATCCTCAAGTCGGACGCTGACCGTGGAGCAGAGAGAGTGGGCAG AGACCTGGCCCATGAGATGGGACATCCATGGGCTGAGTACTGGGAATTCCTGGAAAGTTTTGTGGATCTCTCATCAACTGAGGGTCTCCGCAAGCTTGAAGAGTACCTGAGCAAGAAGGATTTCAGCTCACGGGCTCATGAGCAGGCTGGGGAGAATGAGACCAGCAATAGGTTCAAAACCCCTTCTCCAG GCAAGCCCAAAAAGTTCTGCAACTCCGTTTCTGTTGGTGCCTTCATGGATGAGGGTGATGACATCAGCCTTGAAGAGATAAAGAACCGGCATAATGCAGCAATCACCAGCATCACTTCCTCGGTTGCAGTCAAGGATGTCCTAAAGGGAGCAGTGGGCGGCCACATCCTGCCCATCACGTTGCGTCACCGTGGGGCTGACCTCATTGAGACCGCAGAAGAGCAGGATCTGCTGTCACCTGGCGTTTTTAAAAATGGTGCAGGTTCTTTCAGAGATAGGACTCAAAATGGAGACAAGGTTTCTCCTCGcacctctccttcctcttcctgcCTCCCATTACCCATCTCTAATCTCACGGAAGAGTTTGAGTTTCTGCACAAGCCACTTGACAGCCCCACGGGCTGCAGGGAGAGGAAGAGCAGTGGTGGGAGCCGGCACAGGGACCTCCGGGACTCCTACAGCTCCTTTTCAGCCACAGACCTGAGCTCCAGGCTGAACCACCTGTCTCTCAGTCACAGCAGTCAGGAGGGTAAGGCTGTAGAAGCCCCAAGCTGGagaacagagggagaaaggacAGAGGAGAGGCGCAGCAGTGGCAGCTCAGAGGAGTACTTTGAAGCAGAGGAGAGCCTTGATGCGACAGGCAGGACTTGGGGGTCGGTATCAGGGGGGCGTAACTTCTGTGCTAGGTCCAAGTCATGGGACCATGGGGGGAGGGACCTAAGCAGCTCCGGGTCATCTGGGTCTTCCTATAAGTCCTTAGAAAATTCCCACGAGTTCCTTCCCAGGACTCCTCCTCACATTAGAAGAGGACTCTTCATTGATGG AGATTCACCCACCAGGTTAGACAGAGAGGTCTTGTCAGCAATAGAAGGCATAGATCTTGACCCTCAGAAGTATCCCACCATTCAAAAGTGGAAGAGCACAATGGCATCATACTCCGTATCAGACATGCAGAG CTGGCCCAGCCCTGCAATGTTCAAACCACGACTCAGGAAGCAGCATCAGACTCCTGGCTCCCCGGTCAGCAGCCTGATGTCTCCCACTGGTCGGTTTAGTCCTGCCCGGCACGCAGCCTCACCAGATTTCAGCCCCAGCCGTTACAGCCCTGCCAATGCTAGCTACATTCAGCGCATCCGCCTCAAGCACTTAAATGAGCCGTCAGTGTAA